From a region of the Fusobacterium perfoetens ATCC 29250 genome:
- a CDS encoding LexA family transcriptional regulator, whose amino-acid sequence MIFTEFLKEKREALGISQNKFAKMINITQSYFNSIERGEVKNPPSEEVLLRIADCLNLNPEEKEQMLYLAAIERTPKIIIDKIEKLKNEVKSNIKKTAKEATEISDNAIPLFERISAGLGAFTDNDIEDYIMLPGLNNTNQNLFAVNVVGDSMEPTIKDGSIIICKKTLDIKSGEIGAFFIDEQAFVKRLKITKNYIALVSDNPNYSPIYIGPGENFNVVGKVIKVLSDI is encoded by the coding sequence TTGATTTTTACTGAATTTTTAAAAGAAAAAAGAGAAGCTCTTGGGATTAGTCAAAATAAATTTGCTAAAATGATAAATATAACTCAGTCTTATTTTAATTCAATAGAAAGAGGAGAAGTAAAAAATCCACCTAGTGAAGAAGTACTTCTTAGAATTGCTGATTGTTTAAACCTTAATCCTGAAGAAAAGGAGCAAATGTTATACTTAGCTGCTATTGAAAGAACTCCTAAAATAATAATAGATAAAATTGAAAAATTAAAAAATGAAGTTAAAAGTAATATAAAGAAAACTGCTAAAGAGGCTACAGAAATATCAGATAATGCTATTCCTCTTTTTGAAAGAATTTCAGCAGGACTTGGAGCTTTTACAGATAATGATATTGAAGACTACATTATGTTACCTGGTCTTAATAATACAAATCAAAATCTTTTTGCTGTTAATGTAGTTGGAGATTCTATGGAACCTACTATAAAAGATGGTTCTATTATAATCTGTAAAAAAACTTTAGATATAAAAAGTGGAGAGATTGGAGCATTTTTTATTGACGAACAAGCCTTTGTAAAAAGACTTAAAATAACAAAAAACTATATTGCTTTAGTAAGTGATAATCCTAATTATTCTCCAATATATATTGGTCCTGGAGAAAACTTTAATGTAGTTGGAAAAGTAATAAAAGTTTTATCAGATATTTAA
- a CDS encoding cobyric acid synthase — MHKKIMLQGTGSSVGKTILTAGLCRIFSQDGYKVAPFKSQNMALNSSVDEDGKEMSRAQVIQAEAANTKPRVFMNPILLKPTGDNFSSQVILEGIVYKNMQAKEYYEEYDFFKKIIKRNYDILKENFEIGVLEGGGSPAEINFRKTDLVNMGIAEMVDSNVILIADIERGGVFASIYGTLMLLDKKDRNRIKGYIINKFRGDIDLLKDGIKMLDEKLKSENLDVPCLGILPYTKIQIENEDSYNFSKEDEKPKKDLNIAIINFEKLSNSTDFTSLLVYEDVKLTYINTKEDLNQDFDLIILPGSKNAIYNFSIINTRKITDGIMEHIKKGTPILGIHSGFQMLGKSIRDLKQIESSFLKAETLNIFPMTTTMKEKKHTKQVSKTLCNCTGILEGFDGIVVSGCEIHQGVTTGEASKYSVTGEDDFTLICKENIIGTYIHGLFDSPKFTRKFLNKLRELKGLNPILEYINMESHQETEFKNLARLMRQNLDIEKIYEILK, encoded by the coding sequence ATGCATAAAAAAATAATGTTACAAGGTACAGGTTCTTCAGTAGGGAAAACTATTCTTACTGCTGGATTATGTAGAATATTTTCTCAAGATGGTTATAAAGTAGCTCCTTTTAAATCACAAAATATGGCTCTTAATTCATCTGTTGATGAAGATGGAAAAGAAATGAGCAGAGCTCAAGTTATTCAAGCTGAAGCAGCTAATACAAAACCTAGAGTTTTTATGAATCCAATACTTTTAAAACCAACTGGAGATAATTTTTCTTCTCAAGTAATTTTAGAAGGTATTGTTTATAAAAATATGCAAGCTAAAGAATACTATGAAGAATATGACTTTTTTAAAAAAATAATTAAAAGAAATTATGATATTTTAAAAGAAAATTTTGAAATTGGTGTTTTAGAAGGTGGAGGAAGTCCAGCTGAAATAAATTTTAGAAAAACTGATTTAGTTAATATGGGTATTGCTGAAATGGTTGATTCTAATGTAATTCTTATAGCCGATATTGAAAGAGGTGGAGTTTTTGCCTCTATTTATGGAACTTTAATGTTATTAGATAAAAAAGATAGAAATCGTATAAAAGGTTATATTATAAATAAATTCCGTGGTGATATAGATTTATTAAAAGATGGAATTAAAATGTTAGATGAAAAATTAAAATCTGAAAATTTAGATGTCCCTTGTCTTGGAATTTTACCTTATACAAAAATTCAAATAGAGAATGAAGATAGTTATAATTTTTCTAAAGAAGATGAAAAGCCTAAAAAAGATTTGAATATAGCTATTATTAATTTTGAAAAACTTTCTAACTCTACTGATTTTACTTCTCTATTAGTCTATGAAGATGTAAAACTTACATATATAAATACAAAAGAGGATTTAAATCAAGATTTTGACCTTATAATTTTACCTGGTAGTAAAAATGCTATTTATAATTTTTCAATTATAAATACAAGAAAAATAACTGATGGTATAATGGAGCATATAAAAAAAGGAACGCCTATTTTAGGAATTCATAGTGGTTTTCAAATGCTTGGTAAATCTATTAGAGATTTAAAACAGATAGAAAGTTCTTTTTTAAAGGCTGAAACTCTTAATATCTTTCCAATGACAACTACCATGAAAGAAAAAAAACATACTAAACAAGTTTCTAAAACTTTATGTAATTGTACAGGAATATTAGAAGGATTTGATGGAATAGTTGTATCAGGTTGTGAAATTCATCAAGGAGTAACTACAGGAGAGGCCTCTAAATATTCTGTTACAGGTGAAGATGATTTTACTTTAATTTGTAAAGAAAATATCATAGGAACATATATTCATGGACTTTTTGATTCTCCTAAATTTACAAGAAAATTTTTAAATAAATTGAGAGAATTAAAAGGATTAAATCCTATATTAGAATATATAAATATGGAATCTCATCAAGAAACTGAATTTAAAAATCTAGCAAGATTAATGCGTCAAAATTTAGACATAGAAAAAATTTATGAAATATTAAAATAA